One genomic segment of Catalinimonas alkaloidigena includes these proteins:
- a CDS encoding TetR/AcrR family transcriptional regulator — MSDSVFQTGPEKSLAEISKEKIMLTAMQLFAKNGFHTTTAATIARACNISHGLLFYHFGSKEGLLQAIVDFSTHKIKGILSTDDLQLQNSLTASKKLEQIVRKFRQSLVEEREFWELYHSLIFQPGLKEETARQLISAFDDHRKFLIHFFEQLGYLSATDTMQQFEAMRSGITMTYLMHGPSYPINRLFQNLIDRFS; from the coding sequence ATGTCTGATTCCGTTTTTCAAACAGGTCCGGAAAAATCTTTGGCCGAGATTAGCAAAGAGAAAATTATGCTCACCGCCATGCAGTTATTTGCCAAAAACGGATTTCACACCACTACAGCGGCCACCATTGCCCGGGCATGCAATATTTCTCATGGCCTGTTATTTTATCACTTTGGAAGCAAAGAAGGCTTGTTGCAGGCCATTGTAGATTTTAGCACCCACAAGATCAAAGGAATACTAAGTACTGATGACCTTCAACTGCAAAACAGCCTGACGGCCTCCAAAAAACTGGAACAAATTGTCCGAAAATTTCGCCAGTCTTTAGTAGAGGAACGGGAATTTTGGGAGCTGTACCATTCTTTAATTTTTCAGCCTGGCCTCAAAGAGGAGACTGCCCGGCAACTGATCAGTGCTTTTGACGATCATCGCAAATTCCTGATTCACTTCTTTGAGCAGCTTGGATACCTCAGTGCTACGGATACGATGCAGCAGTTTGAAGCCATGCGTAGTGGCATTACGATGACTTACCTGATGCATGGACCTTCTTATCCTATTAACAGGCTTTTTCAAAACCTGATAGATCGTTTTAGTTAA
- a CDS encoding universal stress protein, translating into MMKNILVAVDFDERTFFLVDYAAELAKKFDAKIWIVHIAAPEPDFVGYDVGPQYIRDSRADTLKGEHKSLKLLTDKLHQQSIEADALLISGPTVQMILDEAKKLQADLIITGSHAHSFLYNAFVGSVSLALFKKSKIPLLTVPLGGDDE; encoded by the coding sequence ATGATGAAAAATATACTGGTAGCTGTAGATTTTGACGAGAGAACTTTTTTCCTGGTAGACTATGCTGCAGAACTGGCCAAAAAGTTTGATGCCAAGATATGGATTGTACACATTGCGGCACCGGAGCCGGATTTTGTAGGCTATGATGTCGGTCCCCAATACATCAGGGATAGCAGGGCCGATACTTTGAAAGGCGAACATAAAAGCCTGAAGTTACTTACTGATAAATTGCACCAGCAAAGCATAGAGGCTGATGCGCTGCTCATCTCTGGTCCTACTGTACAAATGATATTAGATGAAGCCAAAAAGCTGCAAGCCGACCTGATCATTACCGGCTCGCATGCGCATAGCTTCCTTTATAATGCTTTTGTGGGAAGTGTTTCTTTAGCGCTTTTTAAGAAGTCTAAGATTCCACTCTTAACGGTACCTTTAGGGGGGGATGATGAATGA
- a CDS encoding SMP-30/gluconolactonase/LRE family protein, whose amino-acid sequence MHKYTNLLFGLMLFAACNSSTQEQSATQDEAQAEATTYQTAGSIERISEKLNDIVPPDAQLEILAEGYEWTEGPVWIPQGNYLLYSDIPPNSIFKWKEGEGASLFLKPSGFTGENFDGREPGSNGLILDDQGRLVLCQHGDRRIARMTAPLDNPSPEFETIVDSYQGKRLNSPNDLAYLSNGDLYFTDPPYGLPGGADSEAKELDFQGVYRYSEENDELILLTDELSRPNGIGFSPNGETLYVANSDPERAIWMAYDLTETGDIENGRVFYDATEKTATEKGLPDGFVVHSGGYLFATGPGGVWIFSPEGEHLGTLKTGQATANCIFNADESVLYITADMYLMRIVLKGEAS is encoded by the coding sequence ATGCACAAATACACCAACCTACTATTCGGACTTATGCTTTTTGCCGCCTGTAACTCTTCTACGCAGGAGCAATCTGCCACCCAAGATGAAGCTCAAGCAGAAGCAACTACCTATCAGACTGCTGGTTCTATTGAGCGTATTTCAGAAAAATTGAATGACATCGTCCCTCCTGATGCCCAATTGGAAATATTGGCAGAAGGCTATGAATGGACAGAGGGGCCGGTCTGGATTCCTCAGGGGAACTATCTGCTGTATTCTGATATTCCTCCCAACAGTATTTTTAAGTGGAAAGAAGGGGAGGGGGCTTCTCTTTTTCTAAAACCATCGGGTTTTACCGGCGAAAATTTTGACGGAAGAGAACCGGGTTCCAATGGTCTTATCCTGGATGATCAGGGAAGGCTCGTTCTTTGCCAGCATGGCGACCGCCGTATTGCCCGCATGACTGCCCCTTTGGACAATCCGTCGCCAGAATTTGAGACCATAGTAGATAGCTATCAGGGCAAGCGCTTGAACAGTCCTAACGATCTGGCTTACCTGAGCAATGGAGATTTGTATTTTACCGACCCACCCTATGGCTTACCCGGAGGGGCAGACAGCGAAGCCAAGGAGCTTGATTTTCAGGGAGTATACCGCTATTCTGAAGAGAATGATGAACTAATTTTACTTACGGATGAGCTTAGCCGTCCCAACGGCATAGGTTTTTCACCTAATGGAGAGACTTTGTATGTCGCCAATTCCGATCCGGAGCGAGCCATCTGGATGGCCTACGACCTGACAGAGACCGGCGATATAGAAAACGGGAGGGTATTCTATGATGCGACTGAAAAGACTGCCACCGAAAAAGGTCTTCCCGATGGTTTTGTGGTACATAGCGGAGGCTACCTCTTTGCTACCGGGCCGGGTGGTGTATGGATATTTTCTCCTGAAGGAGAGCATTTAGGTACGCTCAAGACCGGACAGGCTACCGCCAACTGTATCTTCAATGCGGATGAATCCGTGCTTTATATTACTGCCGACATGTACCTGATGCGTATTGTGCTGAAGGGAGAAGCTTCTTAA
- a CDS encoding NAD(P)H-binding protein, translating to MKILLTGANGYIGMWLLPVLVRDGHEVVCLMRDKGRMKVDKSLKENISFYEADLLKEETLQNLPEDLDAAYYLVHSIGASPDYEKLEAKAAHNFVDNIKKTNCKQIIYLSGIVNDQDLSKHLRSRKNVEDILMKSGVPTTVLRAGIIIGSGGASFEMIRDLIEKLPVMVAPKWVSTKSQPIALHNVLQYLTGVLLRNKAYNRVFDIGGPEVLTYKQMLLHYAEVRKLKRYIISVPALSPRVSSLWLYFVTSTSFDLARGLVDSMKNQVIVQHKGIEEIVQIELIPYKEAVQKACGH from the coding sequence ATGAAGATATTACTGACAGGAGCTAATGGTTATATCGGTATGTGGCTGCTGCCCGTACTGGTGCGTGATGGACATGAAGTAGTCTGTCTGATGAGAGACAAAGGGCGTATGAAGGTAGATAAATCCCTGAAAGAAAATATTTCATTCTATGAGGCCGACCTGCTGAAAGAGGAAACCCTCCAGAACCTGCCAGAAGACCTGGATGCAGCTTATTACCTGGTCCATTCTATCGGTGCCTCTCCCGATTATGAAAAACTGGAAGCCAAGGCAGCCCACAATTTTGTAGACAATATCAAAAAAACCAACTGTAAGCAAATCATCTATCTATCCGGTATCGTCAACGACCAGGACCTGTCTAAGCACCTGCGTTCCCGTAAGAATGTAGAGGACATACTGATGAAAAGTGGGGTTCCTACTACTGTGCTAAGGGCAGGCATCATCATAGGATCAGGAGGGGCTTCTTTTGAGATGATCCGCGATCTAATAGAAAAATTACCAGTGATGGTGGCGCCTAAATGGGTGAGCACCAAAAGCCAGCCCATAGCGCTTCACAATGTATTGCAGTACCTCACCGGGGTACTGTTGAGAAACAAAGCCTACAACCGGGTATTTGATATTGGCGGACCTGAAGTGCTTACCTACAAACAGATGTTATTGCATTATGCAGAGGTCAGGAAACTGAAACGCTACATCATCTCGGTACCTGCCCTTTCTCCCCGAGTATCATCTTTGTGGCTCTATTTTGTCACCAGCACCTCATTCGATCTGGCCAGAGGTTTGGTTGACAGTATGAAAAACCAGGTGATCGTCCAGCACAAAGGAATCGAGGAAATTGTGCAAATAGAGCTCATCCCCTATAAAGAAGCTGTTCAAAAAGCTTGTGGCCATTGA
- a CDS encoding NAD(P)H-binding protein — translation MKILLTGANGYVGMRLLPALVRNGHDVVCLVRDKRRMKADKSLQENISYYEADLLKEETLTDLPQDLDAAYYLVHSIGASADYEKLEAKAAHNFVDNIKKTNCRQIIYLSGIVNDENLSKHLRSRKNVEDILMQSQIPTTVLRAGIIIGSGGASFEIIRDLVEKLPVMIAPKWVSTKSQPIALRNVLQYLNGVLLRNEAYNRVFDIGGPEVLTYKQMLLQFAEVRKLKRYIISVPVLSPRLSSLWLYFVTSTSFKLARGLVDSMKNQVTVQHKGIEDIVQIELLTYREAVERAFNRIAQNEVISSWKDSY, via the coding sequence ATGAAAATATTATTGACAGGAGCAAACGGCTACGTGGGCATGCGCCTGCTACCGGCATTGGTCCGCAATGGACATGACGTAGTGTGCCTCGTGCGGGATAAGCGCCGAATGAAAGCAGACAAATCCCTACAGGAAAATATTTCTTATTACGAGGCGGACCTATTGAAAGAAGAAACGCTTACAGATCTTCCTCAAGACCTTGATGCAGCTTACTATCTCGTACATTCAATTGGTGCCTCTGCCGACTATGAAAAACTGGAAGCAAAAGCTGCGCATAACTTTGTAGATAACATCAAAAAAACCAATTGTCGGCAAATCATATACCTTTCCGGTATTGTGAATGATGAAAATTTATCCAAGCATCTACGGTCACGAAAAAATGTGGAAGATATCCTGATGCAGAGCCAGATTCCTACCACTGTGCTTCGGGCAGGGATTATCATCGGCTCGGGAGGAGCATCATTTGAGATTATCCGTGACCTGGTAGAGAAACTCCCGGTCATGATCGCTCCTAAGTGGGTAAGCACCAAAAGCCAGCCTATCGCACTTCGCAACGTCTTACAATACCTCAATGGTGTACTGCTGAGAAATGAGGCTTATAACAGAGTTTTTGACATCGGAGGGCCTGAAGTACTTACCTACAAGCAAATGCTATTGCAGTTTGCTGAGGTCAGAAAGCTAAAGCGCTACATCATTTCTGTGCCTGTACTTTCTCCCCGCCTTTCGTCTTTATGGCTTTACTTCGTTACCAGCACCTCCTTTAAGCTGGCCCGCGGACTGGTAGACAGTATGAAGAACCAGGTGACTGTACAGCATAAAGGCATAGAAGATATTGTGCAGATAGAACTTCTCACCTACAGAGAAGCAGTGGAAAGAGCCTTTAACCGCATCGCCCAAAACGAAGTAATTTCCAGTTGGAAAGACTCTTATTAA
- a CDS encoding DUF2867 domain-containing protein produces the protein MDHVKVPEYGVYRDIRKIPFDKPREQVINNIWSIGGERGWYYLGFLWKIRGFMDQMVGGVGLRRGRRSPSHLVAGDALDFWRVLVADRGEGRLLLYAEMKLPGDAWLEFNVIEEEGQSYLLQTATYRPHGLAGRGYWWAVYPFHGFVFPGMAKRIINFEEKQRKIEQKEQEKKKEEVSA, from the coding sequence ATGGACCATGTAAAAGTACCGGAATATGGGGTGTACCGTGATATACGCAAAATTCCTTTTGACAAACCCAGAGAACAGGTCATTAACAATATCTGGAGCATAGGAGGGGAAAGGGGTTGGTACTACCTGGGCTTTCTCTGGAAGATTAGAGGTTTTATGGACCAGATGGTCGGAGGTGTGGGGCTAAGAAGAGGGCGTCGTAGCCCTAGTCATCTTGTAGCCGGAGATGCGCTGGACTTTTGGCGGGTGCTGGTAGCCGATAGAGGGGAAGGCAGGTTATTACTGTATGCTGAGATGAAGCTGCCCGGTGACGCCTGGCTGGAGTTTAATGTTATCGAGGAAGAGGGACAATCCTATCTGCTCCAGACAGCTACCTATCGTCCTCACGGACTGGCAGGAAGAGGATACTGGTGGGCTGTTTATCCTTTTCATGGGTTTGTCTTTCCGGGTATGGCCAAGCGAATCATTAACTTTGAAGAGAAACAAAGGAAGATAGAGCAGAAAGAACAAGAAAAGAAAAAAGAAGAAGTTTCTGCATAA
- a CDS encoding NAD(P)/FAD-dependent oxidoreductase → MNDVTVIGGGLAGLVNAILLARSGLQVQLIEKKHYPFHKVCGEYISNEVLPFLKFHDLYPTALQPVAIRNFMLTAVSGKSSSMSLDLGGFGISRYALDHFLYQKAVDAGVACLSGTAVQEVAYEESHFIITLPHAQQLQSRLVIGAYGKRSRLDKQLNRKFTTQSSPYIGVKYHLHADFPEDMIALHNFRGGYCGISGVEDGKYNMCYLGSRQDLRKYGSIEAMEKAILYENPHLKKLFTESDFLFDKPEVINAVSFAPKLPVENHILMSGDTAGLITPLCGNGMAMAIHSAKLLSALIIQHYKSSHFKQERLEKAYSSAWTKLFAQRLWVGRNVQRLFGSVLVSEVGVGMISNVKPLARKIMRATHGTPF, encoded by the coding sequence TTGAATGATGTAACGGTTATTGGAGGAGGTTTGGCAGGGTTGGTCAATGCCATTCTGCTGGCCCGCTCAGGGCTACAAGTACAACTTATTGAGAAGAAGCATTATCCTTTCCATAAAGTTTGTGGCGAATATATATCCAATGAAGTGCTGCCTTTTCTTAAGTTTCACGACCTTTATCCTACTGCTTTGCAGCCGGTAGCTATCCGCAACTTTATGCTTACCGCAGTTTCGGGAAAAAGCAGCAGCATGTCTTTAGATCTGGGAGGCTTTGGTATCAGCCGTTATGCACTGGATCATTTTCTTTATCAAAAAGCTGTGGACGCTGGTGTCGCTTGCCTGTCAGGTACAGCCGTGCAGGAAGTAGCTTATGAAGAGAGTCATTTCATTATTACACTCCCGCATGCACAACAATTACAAAGCCGGCTTGTCATTGGCGCTTATGGCAAACGTTCACGGCTGGATAAGCAGCTGAATCGTAAATTTACTACCCAAAGTTCCCCTTATATTGGGGTAAAATACCATCTACATGCAGATTTTCCTGAAGATATGATCGCGCTGCACAATTTCAGGGGAGGCTACTGTGGTATCAGCGGGGTGGAAGATGGCAAATACAATATGTGTTATCTGGGCAGCCGCCAGGATTTGAGAAAGTACGGCAGCATAGAGGCTATGGAAAAGGCCATATTGTATGAAAATCCGCATCTCAAAAAGCTTTTTACCGAATCAGACTTTCTGTTTGATAAACCTGAGGTGATTAATGCAGTCTCCTTTGCCCCTAAACTTCCGGTAGAAAACCATATCCTGATGTCGGGCGATACTGCCGGGCTGATTACTCCGCTCTGTGGCAATGGTATGGCAATGGCCATTCACTCCGCCAAACTACTTTCAGCCCTCATCATTCAGCATTACAAAAGCAGTCACTTCAAACAAGAAAGGTTAGAAAAAGCCTACAGCAGCGCCTGGACTAAACTTTTTGCCCAACGCTTATGGGTAGGAAGGAATGTGCAACGCCTCTTTGGCAGCGTACTGGTCTCAGAAGTTGGCGTTGGAATGATTTCAAATGTAAAGCCGCTCGCCCGTAAGATCATGCGTGCTACGCACGGAACACCCTTTTAA
- a CDS encoding M16 family metallopeptidase: protein MTEYELYTLPNGIRIAHKQITHSKVVHCGFILDIGSRDEKPAQHGIAHFWEHMAFKGTKKRKAFHIINRLDSVGGELNAYTTKEKICFYASVLDRHFDNAFELLTDITFDSVFPEKQIERERNVILEEMSMYYDSPEDAIQDDFDEVVFGKHPLGMNILGTSESIRRFHREDFKNFVQENLDTGKLVFSCVGNLPMKKVIRLAEKYLKDIPAQHSNRKRKSFNKYVPKQVKVERTLTQAQCAIGRDAYPVQHHDSLTFFMLTNLLGGPSMNTRLNMALREKHGLVYAVDAEYQSYTDTGMFSIYFGTEPRQLEKATAYVMKELKRLREVPLGSMQLHRTKEQLMGQLAMNSENNQSLMLAMARSILDDYEMEPLERLYEKIGATDAKKIQAVAREMLQEKDLSVLSFVPKAG, encoded by the coding sequence ATGACAGAATACGAATTATATACCCTTCCTAACGGGATCAGAATAGCACATAAACAGATTACGCATAGTAAAGTGGTTCACTGTGGCTTTATCCTGGACATCGGTAGCCGGGATGAAAAGCCTGCACAGCATGGTATTGCCCACTTTTGGGAGCATATGGCCTTTAAAGGCACCAAAAAACGCAAGGCTTTCCACATTATCAACCGCCTGGATTCGGTGGGTGGAGAGCTCAATGCCTATACGACCAAAGAGAAAATCTGCTTCTATGCTTCCGTGCTGGACCGCCACTTTGATAATGCTTTTGAGCTACTCACCGACATTACCTTTGACTCCGTTTTTCCGGAAAAGCAGATTGAGCGCGAGCGCAATGTGATTCTGGAAGAGATGTCCATGTACTACGACTCCCCCGAAGATGCCATACAGGATGATTTTGATGAGGTAGTCTTTGGCAAGCACCCGCTGGGCATGAACATTCTGGGTACCAGTGAGAGCATCCGCCGCTTCCATCGGGAAGATTTTAAAAATTTTGTGCAGGAAAATCTGGATACGGGCAAGTTGGTCTTTTCCTGTGTAGGCAATTTGCCTATGAAAAAGGTAATCCGTCTGGCCGAGAAATACCTAAAAGACATACCGGCCCAGCATTCCAACAGAAAAAGAAAGTCTTTCAACAAATATGTCCCCAAGCAAGTCAAAGTAGAGCGCACGCTTACACAGGCGCAGTGCGCCATCGGACGCGATGCTTATCCCGTGCAGCACCATGATAGCCTTACTTTTTTTATGCTGACCAATTTGTTGGGCGGCCCCAGCATGAACACCCGCCTCAATATGGCTTTGCGTGAGAAGCATGGGCTGGTCTATGCCGTAGATGCCGAATACCAGTCATATACTGATACGGGAATGTTTTCCATCTACTTTGGCACCGAGCCCCGGCAATTGGAAAAAGCGACAGCTTATGTGATGAAAGAGCTCAAAAGGCTGCGCGAAGTTCCACTGGGCAGCATGCAGTTGCACCGCACCAAAGAACAGTTGATGGGACAGTTGGCTATGAACAGTGAGAATAACCAAAGCCTGATGCTGGCGATGGCCCGCAGCATTCTGGATGATTACGAGATGGAGCCCCTGGAAAGGCTCTATGAAAAGATAGGCGCTACCGATGCTAAAAAAATACAGGCAGTAGCCCGGGAAATGTTGCAGGAAAAAGATCTTTCTGTGCTGAGCTTTGTGCCTAAAGCTGGTTAA
- a CDS encoding RidA family protein, which translates to MSKIESKLIELGIELPEAPKPVANYIPAKRTGNLIYIAGQIPIKNGVIQKGKLGKDITLEESKNATKLCAIGCLAAIKTICPLDKVTSIVAMHGLVNSTSDNTEQADAMNGASDLIVQVFGEIGKHTRTAVGVSVPHNIAASVYMVVEIND; encoded by the coding sequence ATGAGTAAAATAGAGTCAAAATTAATTGAATTGGGTATTGAATTACCAGAAGCACCAAAACCCGTTGCAAATTATATTCCAGCGAAACGAACGGGAAACCTAATCTATATTGCAGGTCAAATTCCCATAAAAAATGGAGTTATTCAAAAAGGGAAACTTGGAAAGGATATTACATTAGAAGAAAGCAAAAATGCGACAAAATTATGCGCCATTGGATGTTTAGCTGCTATAAAAACAATTTGCCCACTTGACAAAGTAACTAGCATTGTTGCGATGCACGGGTTAGTGAATTCTACCTCTGACAATACAGAACAAGCAGATGCCATGAATGGTGCTTCAGATCTTATTGTGCAAGTTTTTGGAGAAATTGGCAAGCATACTCGAACAGCAGTTGGAGTTAGTGTTCCACATAATATTGCCGCTTCTGTTTATATGGTAGTCGAAATAAACGACTAA
- the mddA gene encoding methanethiol S-methyltransferase has product MKKSIILLYGILAYFIFLIAFLYAIGFVGNIFVPKSIDSGAETTWFSSLFINAVLLSVFALQHSIMARPAFKKWFLTIVSPAMERSTYILLSSLALLLIYWQWRPITTIIWEIEGDIAANILTGIFFTGWLIVLLSTFMINHFELFGLAQIFDNLKNRQTPNPKFQTNYLYKVIRHPIMLGFIIAFWATPTMTGGHLLFTTVTTIYILIAVKYLEEKDLRKFIGEKYETYQKEVPMIVPFTKNKFKGR; this is encoded by the coding sequence ATGAAAAAATCAATCATCTTACTTTACGGTATTTTAGCCTATTTTATTTTTCTAATAGCCTTTTTATATGCGATAGGTTTTGTAGGTAATATTTTTGTTCCAAAATCAATAGATTCAGGTGCAGAAACGACATGGTTTTCTTCCCTATTTATCAATGCGGTTTTATTAAGCGTATTTGCTTTACAACATAGCATAATGGCCAGACCAGCATTTAAGAAATGGTTTCTGACTATTGTCAGTCCCGCAATGGAGCGAAGTACATACATACTTCTATCAAGCTTAGCTCTTCTTCTGATCTATTGGCAATGGAGACCCATCACAACTATTATATGGGAGATCGAAGGTGATATTGCCGCAAATATTCTAACAGGCATCTTCTTTACAGGTTGGCTTATTGTTCTACTCTCCACGTTCATGATTAATCATTTTGAGCTTTTTGGTCTGGCACAGATTTTTGATAATCTAAAAAACAGACAAACTCCTAATCCAAAATTTCAAACCAACTATTTATATAAAGTAATTAGACATCCTATTATGCTTGGTTTTATAATCGCCTTTTGGGCAACACCTACTATGACCGGTGGACATTTATTATTTACCACAGTTACCACTATATATATTCTAATTGCAGTAAAATATTTAGAAGAAAAAGACCTTCGTAAATTTATTGGAGAAAAATATGAAACGTACCAAAAAGAGGTGCCTATGATTGTCCCTTTTACAAAAAACAAATTCAAGGGCAGATGA
- a CDS encoding OsmC family protein, with translation MMPRKENTSKGSLSTRGASVVRQRHTLLNDKYCSVPSSAWITDASEVIGTDLQDPFRTTVLINDKMKVPFRIGVHEAVGGDHDFPNPGDMLCASLASCFESTIRIISNKLGIKLLQTKIRTTDRIDVRGTLMIDKSVPVGFQSMHIEVIITAKNTNEKLLNTLIKGAKHSCIVHQTICKGVPITLNADIKIKN, from the coding sequence ATGATGCCTAGAAAAGAGAATACAAGCAAAGGTTCACTCTCCACTAGAGGTGCTTCTGTAGTTCGCCAAAGGCATACACTTCTTAATGATAAATATTGCAGTGTTCCTTCCTCAGCATGGATCACAGATGCTTCGGAAGTTATTGGTACAGACCTTCAAGACCCATTTAGAACTACGGTCCTTATTAATGATAAAATGAAAGTTCCATTCAGAATTGGAGTTCATGAAGCTGTTGGTGGTGATCACGATTTTCCAAATCCAGGTGATATGCTCTGTGCCTCCTTGGCTTCTTGTTTTGAAAGCACAATTAGAATAATCTCCAACAAATTAGGAATAAAACTCCTTCAAACGAAAATAAGAACAACTGATCGAATAGATGTACGAGGTACATTAATGATTGATAAATCTGTTCCAGTAGGGTTTCAATCTATGCACATAGAGGTAATAATTACTGCTAAAAACACAAATGAAAAGCTCCTGAATACATTAATAAAAGGAGCAAAACATAGTTGTATAGTGCATCAAACTATATGTAAAGGTGTTCCAATTACTTTAAATGCAGACATCAAAATTAAAAACTAA
- a CDS encoding helix-turn-helix domain-containing protein, with the protein MINVYEYFKNHPTFNKLVGNDFLFVEYKCPINIEEYQLWIESHLITFVISGKKDWITPKQTHRLTAGDALFVRKGVYTTKQYLENDYCVMLFFINDRFIKKFLEETPSLIKQQNDHIKYDQIFNIDTDDSFRTLIESIFNYLKQSVPIPKSLVEIKFKELLFNIVLNTKNKAVLNYFNSITLDAKLTIENTMTENFLHDLAIIDYAKLCGKSLSSFKREFKEYFNTTPGKWLMDKRIEHATNLLLGTDMTVSQIGYESGFKNSSHFSRSFKKKLNLSPNRYKALHIEV; encoded by the coding sequence GTGATCAACGTATACGAATACTTCAAAAATCATCCTACATTCAACAAGCTTGTTGGAAATGATTTTTTATTCGTAGAATATAAATGTCCAATTAATATTGAGGAGTATCAATTATGGATAGAGAGTCATTTGATCACCTTTGTCATTAGTGGTAAAAAGGATTGGATAACCCCTAAGCAAACACACAGACTCACAGCAGGGGATGCACTTTTTGTAAGAAAAGGCGTCTACACTACGAAGCAGTATCTGGAAAACGACTACTGTGTGATGCTATTCTTTATCAATGACAGATTCATAAAGAAATTTCTGGAAGAGACCCCTTCTTTGATCAAACAACAGAACGATCATATCAAGTACGATCAAATCTTCAATATCGACACCGATGATTCGTTTAGGACCTTAATAGAAAGCATCTTCAATTATCTCAAGCAAAGTGTGCCCATTCCAAAGTCCCTTGTGGAGATAAAATTCAAAGAACTTTTATTCAATATTGTGCTTAACACTAAGAACAAAGCTGTGCTGAATTATTTCAATTCAATTACTCTGGACGCAAAGTTGACCATTGAAAATACTATGACAGAGAATTTTCTCCATGACTTGGCCATCATAGACTATGCTAAGCTTTGTGGTAAAAGCTTGTCTTCATTCAAACGAGAGTTCAAGGAGTATTTCAATACCACACCGGGCAAGTGGTTGATGGATAAGAGAATAGAACATGCGACAAACCTGCTTCTTGGAACAGATATGACGGTCAGTCAGATAGGCTATGAAAGTGGATTCAAGAACAGCTCTCACTTTAGCCGATCATTCAAGAAGAAGTTGAACCTCAGCCCCAACCGCTACAAGGCTCTCCATATAGAGGTATAG
- a CDS encoding porin family protein codes for MVTYRYKLVFFSLLLCLSLQAQAQDSLEVKSETWSKLSIGTRHGGGFSFIFEPNDVLTISNPNLNPTLGYTGGLSVQYYAQPNFSLQVGINYTEKGWEQYFLDTLKSEFTDSLFFRQTLNYIDVPIMAHGYIGQRNVRIYLEAGIFLSYLLSHSSEREASITDEQITYQFQEGRDNRFNIGIGGGAGFEVVTAVGMFQLGGRYSLGFTSVLNKNITQVPNPLLMNSVMITLGYYVQF; via the coding sequence ATGGTAACATACAGGTATAAACTCGTCTTTTTTAGTCTGCTGTTGTGTTTGAGCCTGCAGGCTCAGGCCCAGGATTCATTGGAGGTGAAATCCGAAACATGGTCTAAGCTGAGTATCGGTACCCGGCATGGTGGCGGATTCTCTTTTATTTTTGAGCCTAATGATGTGCTAACCATATCCAATCCAAATCTGAATCCGACCTTAGGCTATACCGGAGGCTTGTCAGTGCAGTACTACGCACAGCCCAATTTTAGTTTGCAGGTTGGGATAAATTATACAGAGAAAGGCTGGGAGCAATATTTTCTGGACACCCTAAAAAGCGAATTTACCGATAGCCTGTTTTTTCGTCAAACGCTCAACTACATTGATGTTCCAATCATGGCACATGGCTATATAGGCCAAAGAAATGTGCGTATTTATCTGGAAGCGGGAATTTTTCTCAGCTATCTGCTTTCTCACAGCTCCGAGAGAGAGGCCAGCATCACCGATGAGCAAATCACTTATCAGTTTCAGGAGGGGAGAGATAATCGCTTTAACATTGGCATAGGCGGAGGAGCGGGTTTTGAAGTGGTGACCGCGGTAGGCATGTTTCAACTGGGCGGACGCTACAGCCTGGGCTTTACCTCCGTCCTAAACAAAAACATTACCCAGGTTCCCAACCCCCTCCTCATGAACTCCGTCATGATCACGCTGGGGTACTATGTGCAGTTTTAG